In the Advenella kashmirensis WT001 genome, one interval contains:
- a CDS encoding Bug family tripartite tricarboxylate transporter substrate binding protein, whose protein sequence is MKTLMMQRRQLLKSALYGAAAVYGLRPAMAFAAQWPAKAVSFIVPFAPGGPVDTAARIVTNGLTKQWQQTAVIENRAGAGGILGARLSAQAKPDGYNYFFAAIHHAILPSLNKSLDYDIQKDFVPVGMVARFPIILVAHPSLKVKSVKELIALAKAQPGKIAYSSSGTGGGTHLAGALFASMAGIELQHVPYKGSAPAVQDLVGGQVQLMFADATSALPFIKSGKVIPLGVGNPQRSDLAPDVPPIADEGLPGYEAYSWSGLFAPAGTPADVVKQFNQNLNAQLNDKSVIEKMHGSGSEAVPMTPEEFGTFLSDEIAKWRKTISDANITIQG, encoded by the coding sequence TTGAAAACCCTGATGATGCAACGCAGGCAATTGCTCAAATCCGCGCTTTATGGCGCTGCCGCCGTATACGGTTTGCGACCAGCCATGGCTTTTGCTGCGCAATGGCCGGCAAAGGCGGTCAGTTTTATTGTTCCTTTTGCGCCGGGCGGCCCGGTCGATACGGCCGCGCGCATTGTGACCAATGGCTTGACCAAGCAATGGCAGCAGACAGCCGTTATAGAAAATCGCGCGGGCGCCGGTGGCATTCTGGGGGCCAGGCTGTCGGCCCAGGCCAAACCGGACGGATACAATTATTTTTTTGCCGCCATTCACCACGCTATTTTACCCAGCCTGAATAAATCCCTGGATTACGATATTCAGAAGGACTTTGTACCGGTGGGCATGGTGGCACGCTTTCCGATCATATTGGTAGCCCATCCGTCGCTGAAGGTTAAATCGGTTAAGGAGCTGATTGCGCTGGCAAAGGCCCAGCCCGGCAAAATTGCCTATAGTTCCTCGGGAACGGGCGGCGGCACCCACCTGGCAGGTGCCTTGTTTGCCAGCATGGCCGGTATTGAGCTGCAGCACGTACCCTACAAGGGCAGTGCGCCGGCGGTTCAGGATCTGGTGGGCGGGCAGGTGCAGTTGATGTTTGCGGATGCCACGTCCGCCTTGCCTTTCATTAAATCTGGCAAGGTGATTCCGCTAGGTGTGGGCAATCCCCAGAGATCGGACCTGGCGCCGGATGTGCCTCCCATCGCCGACGAAGGCTTGCCAGGCTACGAAGCCTATTCGTGGAGTGGTCTGTTTGCGCCCGCGGGCACGCCGGCCGACGTGGTGAAGCAGTTCAATCAAAATCTCAATGCGCAGTTGAACGATAAAAGCGTTATTGAGAAAATGCATGGCAGCGGGTCGGAAGCCGTGCCCATGACGCCAGAGGAGTTCGGCACGTTTCTAAGCGACGAAATTGCCAAGTGGCGTAAGACCATTAGCGACGCCAACATCACCATCCAGGGTTGA
- a CDS encoding TerC family protein, producing the protein MIFDWMADPTAWLGLATLIVLEIVLGIDNLVFIAILADKLPPHQRNKARMIGLALAMLMRLGLLASIAWVVTLTAPLFTVFGSEISGRDLILIFGGVFLLFKGTMELHERVEGSTHGETTGKIQHAIFWQVILQIVVLDAVFSLDSVITAVGMVQDLSIMMIAVVIAMAVMMLASRTLMAFVSRHPTVVILCLGLLLMIGFSLVAEGLGFHVPKGYLYAAIGFSILIEFFNQLSSRNRVRRKHALDRRQRTAQTVLRLLRAGKHPEQTDTQSDGEAVFIDGLDDEPAFAPEESNMIERVLDIGARDVRSIMVPRGKMVWLNIQDTAATVIEKFSSGHARLPLCDGDAANVIGVLHFKDFLNHMSSRSEPDLAQLARKPHYVIETMPALKVLEVLRRSREHLLIVVDERGVCEGLLTPLDVLTAIGGELPEHADAVLKAVQLADGSWLLDPSMRIEEAGRTLEHHGYLLEHTDATLTGCLLRIVGRIPDIGETIKWQQWCFEITRRNGHRLEQVRAYRTKESDINTETAV; encoded by the coding sequence ATGATTTTTGATTGGATGGCTGACCCAACCGCCTGGCTCGGCCTGGCCACGTTGATTGTGCTCGAAATTGTATTGGGCATCGACAACTTGGTATTTATTGCCATATTGGCCGATAAATTGCCACCCCATCAACGAAATAAAGCACGCATGATCGGCCTGGCGCTGGCCATGCTGATGCGTCTGGGTCTTCTGGCCAGTATTGCCTGGGTTGTAACGTTGACGGCACCACTATTTACAGTGTTTGGTTCTGAGATTTCAGGTCGCGACCTGATATTAATATTTGGCGGTGTTTTCCTTTTGTTCAAAGGCACCATGGAGTTGCACGAGCGTGTCGAAGGCAGCACTCATGGGGAAACGACAGGCAAAATCCAGCATGCCATCTTTTGGCAGGTCATCTTGCAAATCGTAGTGCTTGATGCCGTTTTTTCACTGGATTCAGTCATAACCGCAGTCGGCATGGTACAGGATCTGAGTATTATGATGATCGCTGTCGTCATAGCGATGGCCGTTATGATGCTGGCCAGCCGAACTTTGATGGCATTTGTAAGCCGGCATCCCACCGTGGTGATTCTGTGTCTGGGCCTGCTTCTCATGATTGGATTCAGTCTGGTCGCCGAAGGTCTGGGTTTTCATGTTCCCAAAGGCTACTTATATGCTGCGATCGGATTTTCAATCTTGATCGAATTTTTCAACCAGCTCTCGAGCCGCAACCGGGTTCGGCGCAAGCATGCGTTGGATCGACGTCAGCGCACCGCACAAACCGTCTTGCGGCTGTTGCGTGCCGGAAAACACCCTGAGCAGACGGACACTCAAAGCGACGGCGAGGCTGTTTTTATTGACGGTCTGGATGATGAGCCGGCATTCGCACCAGAAGAAAGCAATATGATTGAACGGGTACTGGACATTGGTGCACGCGATGTGCGATCCATCATGGTGCCGCGGGGAAAAATGGTCTGGCTGAATATACAAGACACGGCTGCAACAGTGATCGAAAAATTTTCATCCGGACACGCGCGCTTGCCCCTGTGTGATGGAGACGCGGCCAATGTTATCGGCGTACTGCATTTCAAGGACTTTTTAAATCATATGTCGTCGCGTAGCGAACCGGACCTGGCGCAACTGGCTCGCAAGCCTCATTACGTGATAGAGACCATGCCTGCATTGAAAGTGCTTGAAGTGCTCAGAAGGTCGCGGGAACACCTGTTGATCGTGGTGGATGAAAGAGGTGTATGCGAGGGGCTGCTTACACCCCTGGATGTGTTGACCGCAATTGGCGGTGAACTCCCTGAACATGCTGACGCAGTGTTAAAGGCAGTACAGTTGGCGGATGGCTCGTGGCTGCTTGACCCGAGTATGCGAATCGAAGAGGCCGGCAGAACGCTTGAACACCACGGCTATTTGCTGGAGCATACGGATGCGACGTTGACCGGTTGCCTGCTGCGCATCGTCGGTCGAATCCCCGATATTGGAGAAACCATTAAATGGCAGCAATGGTGTTTTGAGATAACGCGTCGCAATGGTCATCGTCTGGAGCAGGTACGCGCGTATAGAACAAAGGAATCAGATATCAATACAGAAACCGCTGTTTAA
- a CDS encoding LysR family transcriptional regulator, producing MRYDLTDLKLFINIGEVSNLTKAAEKTFLSLPAASARIKNLEDSLKVRLLIRQVTGVSVTPAGEVFLKYAKGVFQQLECMHAELQPFSTGIKGKLRIMANTAATHSFMSEALSTFLAENPDIDIELEEKLSKEIVSAIRGGSVDIGIVSSNVNLDGMDVVPLFRDELVAVTHLAHPLKDLKEISFETLIDQYQFIGINPESAIQTFLDDKAYKLGKRLHQRVHVGSFEAVCRMVDAGIGLAIVPVECARAYSRAPRLHILKLTDEWADRERNVCRLAGRDLPAYAEKFIGHLLDVSKRMHER from the coding sequence ATGCGCTATGACCTGACAGACCTTAAACTGTTCATCAATATTGGTGAAGTCTCTAACCTGACCAAGGCCGCGGAAAAAACCTTTCTGTCGTTGCCGGCTGCCAGCGCCCGAATCAAGAATCTGGAAGACTCCCTCAAGGTCCGCCTGCTGATTCGCCAGGTTACCGGCGTGAGCGTCACTCCGGCCGGCGAGGTCTTTCTGAAATATGCCAAGGGGGTGTTTCAGCAGCTCGAATGCATGCATGCCGAGCTGCAGCCGTTTTCCACCGGCATCAAGGGCAAGCTGCGGATCATGGCCAATACTGCGGCCACCCACTCGTTCATGTCCGAAGCGTTGTCGACGTTCCTGGCCGAAAATCCCGATATTGATATTGAATTGGAAGAAAAATTATCCAAGGAAATTGTCTCTGCCATTCGTGGCGGCTCGGTAGATATTGGTATTGTCTCCAGCAACGTCAATCTGGATGGCATGGATGTGGTGCCGCTGTTTCGCGACGAACTGGTGGCCGTTACCCATTTGGCGCATCCGCTCAAGGATCTGAAGGAAATTTCATTTGAAACGCTGATCGACCAGTATCAGTTTATTGGCATAAACCCGGAAAGCGCGATTCAGACGTTTCTGGATGACAAAGCCTATAAGCTGGGCAAGCGCTTGCATCAGCGCGTACATGTTGGCAGCTTCGAAGCAGTGTGTCGCATGGTTGACGCAGGGATCGGGCTGGCAATCGTACCGGTAGAATGCGCCCGCGCCTACAGCCGGGCGCCGCGTTTGCATATACTCAAACTCACAGATGAATGGGCCGATCGCGAACGCAATGTCTGCCGTCTGGCCGGACGCGATCTGCCCGCCTACGCAGAAAAATTCATTGGACACCTGCTCGATGTGTCGAAGCGGATGCATGAACGCTAG
- a CDS encoding SDR family NAD(P)-dependent oxidoreductase translates to MGSIAEGKVVIVTGAGGGIGRDIAIAYAKAGAKVVVNDIGVSLSGQGGTDGPAHAVVDEITAAGGTAVANTDSVAGYESASQIVQTAMDHFGRIDIVVNNAGNLRDRLFHKMNEEEWRQVIDVHLHGTFFVSRAAAPYFREQESGAYVHMTSTSGLIGNFGQSNYSAAKLGIAALSKSIALDMARYNVRSNCIAPFAWSRMTSSIPAETPEEKARVQKLQKMETHKIAPMAVYLGSDAAAEVTGQIFGVRANEILLFSQPRPVRSVHMSEGWTPELIAQIAIPAMQGQFHKLERSPDVINWDPI, encoded by the coding sequence ATGGGCTCAATTGCAGAAGGAAAAGTAGTGATTGTCACCGGTGCCGGTGGTGGTATTGGCCGGGACATTGCAATCGCCTATGCCAAGGCCGGTGCAAAAGTGGTTGTCAATGATATCGGGGTGTCTTTGAGCGGCCAGGGTGGAACCGATGGCCCCGCGCATGCCGTGGTCGACGAAATCACCGCTGCCGGCGGCACTGCAGTGGCCAATACCGACAGTGTCGCCGGTTACGAGTCGGCCAGCCAGATTGTGCAGACCGCCATGGACCATTTCGGTCGTATTGATATCGTCGTCAACAACGCCGGAAACCTGCGCGACCGCCTGTTTCATAAAATGAACGAAGAGGAATGGCGTCAGGTCATTGATGTGCACCTGCATGGCACATTTTTTGTCAGTCGCGCTGCCGCGCCCTATTTCCGCGAACAAGAATCAGGCGCTTACGTGCACATGACCTCAACGTCCGGGCTGATCGGCAATTTCGGCCAGTCCAACTACTCCGCAGCCAAGCTGGGCATCGCCGCCCTATCCAAGTCTATTGCACTTGACATGGCCCGGTATAACGTCAGGTCCAATTGCATTGCGCCGTTTGCCTGGAGCCGCATGACCAGCTCCATTCCGGCCGAAACGCCCGAAGAAAAAGCGCGGGTGCAGAAACTGCAGAAAATGGAAACGCATAAAATCGCACCGATGGCGGTCTATCTGGGCAGCGATGCCGCAGCGGAAGTGACAGGCCAGATTTTCGGGGTACGAGCCAATGAAATTCTCCTCTTTAGCCAGCCCCGTCCAGTGCGGTCCGTGCACATGTCTGAAGGCTGGACGCCCGAGCTGATCGCCCAGATCGCCATTCCGGCCATGCAGGGCCAGTTCCATAAACTGGAACGCTCTCCCGACGTGATCAACTGGGATCCCATCTGA
- a CDS encoding MaoC/PaaZ C-terminal domain-containing protein, whose translation MPLDYERIKNWRFADTRHSYTQRDSILYALGIGLARDPLDPSQLQFVYEKQLQAFPTMSSILCYPGFWMQDPATGINWVKLVHGEQRSIWHKPLAAEGVLTGKTHISHVIDKGADKGALVIAERNMYDADNALVATIQQTTFCRADGGFGQGDAPVAALPKVPDRAPDYRRKIAVAPNAAILYRLNADPNPLHIDPQTAAAAGFERPILHGLCTYGHAARAVVQDCCDNDPALLYRFDARFSAPVYPGETLVCDIWREGADQIHFQASVQERDVIVLSNGFAALRGTQ comes from the coding sequence ATGCCACTGGACTACGAACGGATCAAGAACTGGCGTTTTGCCGACACTCGCCACAGCTATACGCAACGCGACAGCATACTGTATGCGCTGGGTATCGGCCTGGCGCGCGACCCCCTGGACCCATCACAACTGCAATTTGTATATGAAAAGCAGCTGCAGGCGTTTCCCACAATGAGCAGCATTCTGTGCTATCCGGGCTTCTGGATGCAAGACCCGGCAACTGGTATCAACTGGGTCAAACTGGTACATGGTGAGCAACGCAGCATCTGGCACAAGCCACTGGCCGCCGAAGGCGTACTGACCGGCAAGACACATATTTCGCATGTGATCGACAAGGGCGCCGACAAGGGCGCACTGGTCATTGCCGAACGCAATATGTACGATGCAGACAATGCGCTGGTGGCCACCATCCAGCAGACCACGTTTTGCCGTGCTGACGGTGGCTTCGGACAGGGTGATGCCCCTGTGGCTGCCCTGCCAAAGGTACCTGACCGTGCGCCGGATTATCGACGCAAGATTGCCGTGGCGCCCAATGCTGCCATTCTTTACCGATTGAACGCCGATCCGAACCCGCTGCATATTGACCCGCAGACAGCTGCTGCGGCTGGATTCGAACGGCCGATTCTGCACGGACTGTGTACCTACGGACATGCCGCAAGAGCGGTTGTTCAGGACTGCTGCGACAACGACCCGGCTTTGCTATACCGTTTCGATGCCCGTTTTTCGGCACCAGTATATCCGGGGGAAACACTGGTGTGCGACATCTGGCGCGAAGGCGCGGACCAGATTCATTTTCAGGCCAGCGTCCAGGAACGCGATGTCATTGTGCTCAGTAACGGCTTTGCCGCTCTGCGCGGCACGCAGTAA
- a CDS encoding RNA methyltransferase: MSPLHNRVRFIMVSPTHPGNVGSAARAIKNMGFGDLVLVNPKDSGILAHEEALALASGATDILEKAHIAPDLDTALTGITLAFALTARTRDMGPPSLDIRQTAQLSRTHLNNHADTCIAIVLGTERTGLDNDDISRCHRICHIPANPQYSSLNVSQALLLAAWELNYAMQAPPAARHTSALPPAQSSNLLPTATLPSTDHSDLLLSTPAHGYTDSSSRDYAPAEKVEAFINHWESALIGIDFLNPNHPKKLMPRMRYMFTRIHMTQEEVDMMRGVCTNILKTVYRP; the protein is encoded by the coding sequence ATGTCACCGTTACATAACCGGGTCCGCTTTATCATGGTCTCACCAACCCACCCTGGCAATGTGGGTTCTGCCGCAAGAGCAATCAAAAACATGGGATTTGGCGATCTGGTTCTGGTCAATCCGAAAGATAGCGGTATCCTGGCCCATGAGGAGGCCCTGGCGCTGGCCAGCGGGGCTACCGATATCCTGGAGAAGGCGCATATCGCGCCCGACCTGGATACGGCACTAACCGGCATTACCCTGGCCTTTGCCCTGACGGCCCGCACCCGCGACATGGGCCCGCCGTCGCTGGACATCCGCCAGACAGCCCAGCTATCGCGAACGCATCTGAATAATCATGCCGATACATGTATTGCAATTGTGTTGGGAACCGAAAGAACGGGGTTGGACAATGACGATATCAGCCGCTGCCATCGCATCTGCCATATTCCCGCCAATCCGCAGTACAGTTCCCTGAACGTTTCACAAGCCCTGCTGCTGGCTGCGTGGGAACTGAACTACGCCATGCAGGCACCGCCGGCAGCCCGGCATACCAGCGCCCTCCCCCCTGCCCAGTCCAGCAATTTGCTTCCCACCGCGACACTGCCGTCAACGGATCATTCTGATCTGTTGCTGTCGACCCCCGCCCATGGCTACACAGACAGTTCCTCCCGCGACTATGCCCCCGCAGAAAAGGTGGAAGCGTTCATCAATCACTGGGAAAGCGCACTGATCGGCATCGATTTTCTCAATCCCAATCATCCGAAAAAGCTGATGCCACGCATGCGCTATATGTTTACGCGCATCCACATGACCCAGGAAGAAGTGGATATGATGCGCGGGGTATGCACCAACATTCTGAAAACGGTCTACCGGCCGTAA
- a CDS encoding mechanosensitive ion channel family protein, with the protein MDIQQIESFWPFLQRFAVDLVVAFVILGIGWTVSRWLGNMVQRLSARSEKIDPTIIPMFRTVVIWSVRIFTIIAVLSQFGVQTASLIAVLGAAGLAIGLALQGTLQNIAAGIMLLGLRPLRVGESVTVAAGISGTVDEVGLFLTRIVQADGVQVTIPNSTVWNGTIINLSRNHNRRMDIPAYICYGDDVNRAIDVLLKLIDEQPGAMKMPAPSVFVGDRKDGIITLTLRVWASADNFFNLQNDLNREVPMRLKEEGFESPSPLRVAVQAVDSNNQNGAK; encoded by the coding sequence ATGGATATTCAACAAATCGAAAGTTTCTGGCCCTTTTTACAGCGCTTTGCCGTTGATCTGGTGGTCGCTTTCGTTATTCTGGGCATTGGCTGGACCGTCTCCAGGTGGCTGGGCAATATGGTACAGCGCCTGAGTGCCAGGTCGGAAAAAATCGATCCGACGATCATACCCATGTTCCGCACGGTCGTGATTTGGAGTGTACGGATCTTTACGATTATCGCCGTACTGTCGCAATTCGGTGTGCAAACAGCCAGCCTGATTGCGGTGCTGGGTGCCGCCGGCCTGGCTATCGGCCTGGCTTTGCAGGGCACACTGCAAAATATTGCGGCCGGCATCATGCTGCTGGGCTTGCGGCCTCTGCGTGTGGGGGAAAGCGTGACGGTGGCGGCAGGCATTTCCGGTACCGTAGACGAAGTGGGGCTGTTTCTGACGCGGATTGTGCAGGCCGATGGTGTGCAGGTAACGATTCCCAATAGTACGGTCTGGAATGGCACGATCATCAATTTGAGTCGTAACCACAACCGTCGTATGGACATACCTGCTTATATTTGTTATGGCGATGACGTCAATCGGGCGATCGACGTGCTGCTCAAACTGATCGACGAACAGCCCGGCGCGATGAAAATGCCTGCGCCGTCGGTCTTCGTGGGCGATCGCAAGGACGGCATCATCACCCTCACATTGCGTGTCTGGGCCAGTGCCGACAATTTCTTCAACCTGCAGAACGATCTGAATCGTGAGGTCCCGATGCGTCTGAAAGAAGAAGGGTTTGAAAGCCCAAGCCCATTACGAGTAGCAGTACAGGCCGTAGACTCCAACAATCAGAATGGCGCCAAATAA
- a CDS encoding AMP nucleosidase has product MNTQQSTPSTFHSPQRIGFSSFRDPVLAFEELLRIYERNTLFIRESFYRYISGENRSDQRTRACYPAIRLHVPDHQEVDSRLSYGHTTEPGLYQTTITQPQQFKSYLLEQIGLIMKNHQLPVEIGESDIPIPLHFAFTGGQYVEGVYADTIGSSLRNFFDVPDLAVMDDAIVNGTLREEPGQPGPLAPFTAPRIDYSLHRLQHYTATAPEHFQNFVLFTNYQFYVDEFIERAAQLIEDDASGYTALVEPGNHITRKGRPDPSQRLQRLPQMPAYHLKREDGNGITLVNIGVGPSNAKTITDHIATLRPSAWIMLGHCAGLRNTQRLGDYVLAHGYVREDHVLDADLPLWVPVPPLAEIQVALEHAVEEISGLSDWELKRIMRTGTVATIDNRNWELRDQHEPVQRFSQSRAIALDMESATIAANGFRFRVPYGTLLCVSDKPLHGELKLPGMASDFYRKQVSQHLRIGMRALEKLREMPRERLHSRKLRSFIETAFK; this is encoded by the coding sequence ATGAACACACAGCAAAGTACGCCTTCTACCTTTCATTCACCACAAAGAATCGGTTTTTCCAGTTTTCGTGACCCGGTCCTGGCTTTTGAAGAACTGCTGCGCATTTACGAGCGCAATACACTTTTCATCCGCGAGTCCTTTTACCGCTACATCAGCGGCGAAAACAGGTCTGATCAGCGCACGCGCGCCTGCTATCCTGCTATCCGCCTGCATGTACCCGACCATCAGGAAGTCGATTCACGTCTGTCATACGGGCATACCACCGAACCCGGCCTTTATCAAACGACCATCACCCAGCCCCAGCAGTTCAAAAGCTATTTACTTGAGCAAATCGGGCTGATCATGAAAAACCACCAGTTACCTGTGGAAATCGGCGAATCCGATATCCCCATCCCCTTGCATTTCGCCTTTACCGGCGGCCAGTATGTTGAAGGCGTCTATGCCGACACGATCGGCTCTTCCCTGCGCAATTTCTTCGATGTCCCGGATCTGGCCGTCATGGACGATGCCATTGTCAACGGAACCCTGCGGGAAGAACCCGGCCAGCCAGGACCACTGGCTCCTTTTACCGCGCCACGCATTGACTATTCATTGCACCGTTTGCAGCACTACACAGCCACCGCGCCTGAACATTTCCAGAATTTTGTCCTGTTTACCAATTACCAGTTTTATGTCGACGAGTTTATTGAGCGGGCCGCCCAATTGATTGAAGACGACGCCTCGGGCTATACAGCCCTGGTCGAGCCGGGCAACCACATAACGCGCAAGGGGCGACCGGATCCGTCCCAGAGATTGCAACGATTGCCGCAAATGCCGGCCTATCACCTGAAGCGAGAGGATGGCAACGGCATCACACTTGTCAATATTGGCGTGGGGCCGTCCAATGCCAAGACCATAACCGACCACATCGCCACATTGCGACCCTCGGCCTGGATCATGCTAGGCCATTGCGCCGGACTGCGTAACACGCAACGCCTGGGCGACTATGTGCTGGCGCACGGCTATGTGCGTGAAGATCACGTGCTGGATGCCGATCTGCCGCTATGGGTGCCGGTGCCGCCGCTGGCGGAAATCCAGGTTGCCCTGGAACATGCTGTTGAAGAAATATCCGGGCTGTCTGACTGGGAACTTAAACGGATCATGCGGACCGGCACCGTAGCCACCATCGATAACCGCAACTGGGAGTTGCGGGACCAGCATGAACCGGTACAACGTTTCTCACAATCGCGGGCCATTGCACTTGACATGGAATCGGCAACCATCGCTGCCAATGGTTTTCGCTTTCGCGTACCGTACGGCACGCTGCTGTGTGTGTCGGACAAGCCCCTGCATGGCGAACTGAAGCTGCCCGGCATGGCCTCGGACTTCTATCGAAAGCAGGTCAGCCAGCATTTGCGTATCGGCATGCGGGCGCTGGAAAAATTGCGTGAGATGCCCCGCGAGCGGCTGCATTCGCGTAAACTGCGCAGCTTTATAGAAACCGCTTTTAAATAA
- a CDS encoding AEC family transporter has protein sequence MNSVINAAFPVFALILIGYIAARRRILSDQASQHLNSYVVWLALPALLFHAMATVSWEELNQVPFILASTGGMLATFFIFMVWQRRRFSLPDNSVASLSASYSNAGYMGLPLCMLAYGQAGIIPVVITMILTACVLFALSIVCLETGLKNMLVYGPAWVIPVWHWQKIR, from the coding sequence TTGAATTCCGTTATCAATGCCGCTTTTCCGGTTTTTGCGCTGATTCTGATCGGATACATCGCCGCTCGCCGGCGGATCCTGTCGGACCAGGCAAGCCAGCATCTCAATAGCTATGTGGTCTGGCTGGCGTTGCCGGCGCTGCTGTTTCACGCCATGGCCACGGTCAGCTGGGAAGAACTGAACCAGGTTCCTTTCATCCTGGCCAGTACCGGCGGCATGCTGGCGACCTTTTTCATTTTCATGGTCTGGCAACGGCGTCGTTTCAGCCTGCCGGACAATAGTGTAGCCAGCCTGTCCGCCTCTTATAGCAATGCGGGCTATATGGGGCTGCCGCTGTGCATGCTGGCCTATGGCCAGGCCGGTATCATCCCGGTCGTCATTACCATGATACTGACCGCCTGCGTCCTGTTTGCCCTGTCCATTGTCTGCCTGGAAACCGGACTGAAAAACATGCTAGTGTATGGACCAGCCTGGGTCATACCGGTGTGGCATTGGCAAAAAATCCGCTAA
- a CDS encoding AEC family transporter — protein sequence MALAKNPLIVSPVAGMALSGLGITLPAPLAELARLLGSSASPCALVTIGLFLAQTRSIRPHPALGAVLFMKMLFLPAATAFLAFIVFDMPPVQREAAVLLAALPIGTGPFMLATMYQRDTHLVSQSIFISTVLSVISVSVLLAWFQG from the coding sequence GTGGCATTGGCAAAAAATCCGCTAATTGTCTCGCCCGTGGCAGGCATGGCCCTATCTGGCCTGGGCATTACATTGCCGGCGCCGCTGGCCGAACTGGCACGTCTGCTGGGCAGTTCGGCCAGCCCGTGCGCCTTGGTTACCATTGGCCTGTTCCTGGCGCAAACGCGCAGTATCCGCCCTCACCCGGCACTGGGCGCGGTTCTTTTCATGAAAATGCTGTTTCTGCCGGCTGCCACGGCATTCCTGGCTTTTATCGTTTTTGACATGCCACCGGTACAACGCGAAGCGGCCGTACTGCTGGCCGCCCTGCCCATCGGCACCGGCCCCTTCATGCTGGCCACCATGTATCAGCGTGATACGCATCTGGTCTCGCAATCCATCTTTATTTCAACTGTGCTATCGGTCATCAGTGTCTCTGTGCTGCTTGCCTGGTTTCAGGGATAG
- a CDS encoding nicotinamidase codes for MTNSILPHSALILVDIQPDFMPGGPLACEQADAIVRPVQALLAQDCFAHYVATQDWHPSGHISFASSHTGRKPFDSIELYGHPQVLWPDHCVQGTNGAALHSAIDWNRMNVILRKGADPAVDSYSAFCENHNPAGERPLTGLAGWLKDRQVRNVYIGGLARDVCVLWSAQDAQAAGFNTFVIWDATAPVTAQTDADTRKTLLAQGIRIV; via the coding sequence ATGACAAATAGCATATTGCCTCATAGCGCGCTTATTCTGGTCGATATCCAGCCGGACTTCATGCCCGGTGGCCCGCTCGCATGTGAACAGGCAGATGCCATTGTGAGGCCTGTACAGGCCTTACTGGCGCAGGACTGTTTTGCCCATTATGTCGCCACCCAAGACTGGCATCCAAGTGGCCATATTTCCTTTGCATCCTCGCACACCGGCCGTAAACCCTTTGACAGTATTGAGCTTTACGGCCATCCTCAGGTGCTATGGCCTGATCACTGCGTACAGGGAACAAACGGTGCGGCCTTGCATAGTGCCATCGACTGGAACAGGATGAATGTCATATTACGCAAAGGCGCCGATCCCGCTGTGGACTCGTACAGCGCGTTTTGCGAAAACCACAACCCTGCAGGCGAACGTCCATTGACCGGTCTTGCCGGCTGGCTGAAGGATCGCCAGGTGCGGAATGTATATATTGGCGGCCTGGCAAGAGATGTGTGCGTATTATGGTCCGCGCAGGACGCACAGGCGGCTGGTTTCAATACATTTGTCATTTGGGACGCGACCGCCCCGGTTACCGCCCAAACCGATGCAGATACGCGCAAGACCCTGCTGGCACAGGGCATCCGCATCGTGTAA